The DNA segment GCTCCGTCTGCACGTCGTCGGCCTTCGCCACCGGCCTGCGCCCGGCCTGACGGTCAGCATGTTCCGCTCAAGGTCGATGTCGATCGCGTCCGCGGTGACACCGGGCAGGTCGAAGGCCACCACGTACCCGTCGCCCTCGCGGTAGGCGTCCATCGGCATTGTCGACGGCTTCGACCGGGTACCCGGGCCCATCAGCTGCTGCGCCGGCCGGAGATCGCATCGAGGACGAGCGGCCGTGGCCGGTAGGGAGTCACACTGGCTCCGGCAGGTCCGTGAGCGCGCCGAGAGTCCAAGGGTGCAGTTGATGAGTTCGGGAACCATGGGAACTCTTGCGAGGTCGGCATCCCCAAGCTCTTGATGACAGGTGCTGATCATGCCGAAGGCGAGGAGACCAAGGGTGAACTGGACGCTTGGCGAGGAATTCGAGACGCCTGAGGGGAGGGTGCGGTGGAGGGTATTCGGCAGTGGAGATCCGCTGGTGCTGGTGCACGGCACTCCCTATTCCTCTTTTCTCTGGCGGGACATCGCTCCAGCGCTCGCCCGTACCCGCCGGGTCTTCGTCTACGACCATCTCGGCTTCGGCCAGTCGGACCAGCGCGAGGGCCAGGACCTCAGCCTGGCGGCTCACGCGAGGAACCTCGCCCGGCTCCTCGATCACTGGGAGCTGACCTGCCCCAGCGTCATCGCCCACGACATCGGCGGGGCCGTGGCACTGCGGACGCTGCTGCTGGAAGGCAAGAGCTACCGGGACCTGACCCTCTTCGACGCAGTGAGCGGCGGTGAGTGGGAGCGAGGGCTCTTTCAGCTCATCCTGGAGTACGCGCATGTCTTCCAGCAGCTTCCGGACTACGCGCACGAAGCGCTGGTCGCCAGCCATATGCGGCACGCGACGCACGTCGGCTTGCGGCCGGAAGTCCTCGAAGCCTTCCTCGCACCGTGGCGGGGGGCGGCGGGGCAGGCCGCGTTCTACCGCCAGTACAGCCAGATCAGGCAGGCAGACACCGCCGCGTACGAGCACCTGCTTGGCGGCATGTCACTTCCGGTACGCCTCATCTGGGGTCGCGAGGACCGCATCCTCCCCCCGATGTACGCCGGATGGTTGCTCGAGCGCATCCCACACGCTGAGCTGCACTGGATCGAGGGAGCGGGCCACCTCCTCCAGGAAGATGCACCGGGGCAGCTGTCGGCCTATCTCACCGCCGGGTTCCCGTCAGACAGGTGAGGCTGGGTCGGCAGAACCGCTCACGGAGAAGAACTCCCTCTTCTGCGCCGCTATGGCAGCAGGGTCTTTGCGTGATCGCGTTTCGTCCGGGGTCACCCAGTGAGGCCGAGGCCTGAGAGGGGCCGATGGTAGTCACTGCGGCATGCGCGGGCAGCGGCGATGTGATGCGCGAGCACGCGGTCCGCCGTATCCCGGTCGTCGACGAGGGACAGCACGCGGTGGGAACAAGCCGCGAAGGAAGGCGAGAAGATGAGCTGGCCGGCCGCATCTGAGACTGGAAAGTCGCTGTGTGGCGGTCCTTCCCATGGTCAGTGACTGCCGCGCCCACGCTCTGCTGTACCGAGGGCGGTCCGGGCCAGATTGACCGCCGCGCGAAAGGGTACTCCGACGATCTTGGGAGACCGGCCCTCGGGCCGCACTGATCGGAAGGAGAGCCGTGCCTGGCGAAAAGGTGAAGAACGTCTTCGTGATCGGGCTCGACGAGGCCAATCTGCCGACGCTGCGGCAGGTGCCGGGAGCCCGTTCCCTGCGCTTCCACCAGCTGCTGACGATCGAGGAACTGCAGATCGGCGAGGTGGACCTGCCCGCTCTGATCGAGAAGGCCCAGGGCGTACTGGACGCCTTCGACGGCAGCGTCGACGCGATCGTCAGCTACTGGGACTTCCCCGCCAGCACCCTCGTCCCGATTCTCAGCGAACGCTACGGCACCCACAGCACCAGCCTGGAGTCCGTGGTCAAGTGCGAGCACAAATACTGGAGCCGGCTGGAGCAGCAGAAGGTCACCGACCGGCACCCGCGCTTCGACAGGGTCGACCTGACCGCCGAGCCGCCGCGCCCACCGGAGAACGTCGGGTTCCCGATGTGGGTCAAACCCGCCCTCTCGTACTCCTCCGAACTCGCCTTCGGAGTCCGCGACGAGGAGGAGTTCCGCACGGCCGTCACCGAGATAAGCGAGGGAATTACCCGCATCGGTCGACCCTTCGAACACATCCTCGAACGCATCGACCTGCCCCCGCAGATGGACGGCGTCGGCGGCCCGGTCTGCCTGGCGGAGGAGGCGATGACCGGCGTCCAGGTCGCTGTGGAGGGCTACGTCCACAAGGGCGAGGTGACGGTCTACGGCGTCCTGGACTCCATCAACTACCCGGACTCCCCCAGCTTCCTGCGCCACCAGTACCCCTCGATGCTGCCCCAACCGGTCATCGCGCAACTCCACGACGTAACCGAGCGCGTGATGCGGGGCATCGGCATGGACTCGGCCACCTTCAGCGTCGAGTACTTCTACGACCCGCGGACGCGCCAGATCAACCTGCTGGAGATCAACCCCCGGCACTCCCAGTCGCACGCGGAGCTTTT comes from the Streptomyces sp. NBC_00443 genome and includes:
- a CDS encoding ATP-grasp domain-containing protein; translated protein: MPGEKVKNVFVIGLDEANLPTLRQVPGARSLRFHQLLTIEELQIGEVDLPALIEKAQGVLDAFDGSVDAIVSYWDFPASTLVPILSERYGTHSTSLESVVKCEHKYWSRLEQQKVTDRHPRFDRVDLTAEPPRPPENVGFPMWVKPALSYSSELAFGVRDEEEFRTAVTEISEGITRIGRPFEHILERIDLPPQMDGVGGPVCLAEEAMTGVQVAVEGYVHKGEVTVYGVLDSINYPDSPSFLRHQYPSMLPQPVIAQLHDVTERVMRGIGMDSATFSVEYFYDPRTRQINLLEINPRHSQSHAELFQYVDGVPNHHCMVSLALGDDPRMPHREGPYAMAAKWYHRWFTDGVVRHVPGPEDIARIERETPGVRIEVVPEKGSRLSELPQQDSYSYELAHIFTGGADEEELREKYDHCVAALGLTFDEAPRE
- a CDS encoding alpha/beta fold hydrolase; amino-acid sequence: MNWTLGEEFETPEGRVRWRVFGSGDPLVLVHGTPYSSFLWRDIAPALARTRRVFVYDHLGFGQSDQREGQDLSLAAHARNLARLLDHWELTCPSVIAHDIGGAVALRTLLLEGKSYRDLTLFDAVSGGEWERGLFQLILEYAHVFQQLPDYAHEALVASHMRHATHVGLRPEVLEAFLAPWRGAAGQAAFYRQYSQIRQADTAAYEHLLGGMSLPVRLIWGREDRILPPMYAGWLLERIPHAELHWIEGAGHLLQEDAPGQLSAYLTAGFPSDR